Proteins encoded within one genomic window of Enterococcus haemoperoxidus ATCC BAA-382:
- the ispG gene encoding flavodoxin-dependent (E)-4-hydroxy-3-methylbut-2-enyl-diphosphate synthase, with the protein MGKLTHRKNTRQVRIGDLTIGGNDELFIQSMCTTKTHDVEGTVAQIKRLEEAGCQIVRVAVPDEAAAEAIGAIKSQISIPLVADIHFDYRLALKAIEQGVDKIRINPGNIGRKDRVEKVVTACKEKGIPIRIGVNAGSLEKKFLQQYGYPTAEAMVASAVEHIKILEDLDFYDIIVSLKASDVNLAIEAYTLAAQTFDYPLHLGITEAGTKFSGGIKSAAGLGALLSKGIGNTCRVSLSADPVEEIKVAKEVLKAFGLASNAATLISCPTCGRIEIDLIPIANEIEEYIEKIKAPIKVAVLGCAVNGPGEAREADIGIAGGNGKGMLFKKGKIIRTVPEEIMVNELKKEVDILAAAYARGEKI; encoded by the coding sequence ATGGGAAAATTGACCCATCGTAAAAATACACGTCAGGTTAGAATTGGAGATTTAACAATCGGCGGAAATGATGAGCTTTTTATCCAAAGCATGTGTACAACAAAAACGCATGATGTTGAAGGTACTGTAGCCCAAATAAAACGTTTAGAAGAAGCTGGATGCCAAATTGTCCGTGTAGCCGTTCCTGATGAAGCCGCAGCTGAAGCAATAGGTGCTATCAAAAGTCAGATTTCGATTCCCTTAGTCGCTGATATTCATTTTGACTATCGTTTGGCTTTAAAAGCGATCGAACAAGGTGTTGATAAAATCAGAATCAATCCTGGAAATATCGGACGTAAGGACCGTGTAGAAAAAGTTGTCACTGCTTGTAAAGAGAAAGGTATTCCTATTAGAATCGGCGTTAATGCTGGTTCATTAGAAAAAAAATTCTTGCAACAATATGGTTATCCAACTGCTGAAGCGATGGTGGCTAGCGCTGTTGAGCATATTAAAATACTTGAAGATTTAGATTTTTACGATATTATTGTCTCATTAAAAGCCAGTGATGTTAATTTAGCTATCGAAGCATATACTTTAGCAGCTCAAACCTTTGATTATCCTTTACATTTAGGGATAACGGAAGCTGGAACTAAATTTTCAGGCGGAATAAAATCTGCAGCTGGTCTTGGGGCATTGCTTTCCAAAGGCATTGGAAATACATGCCGTGTTTCATTATCTGCAGACCCAGTAGAAGAAATAAAAGTTGCTAAAGAAGTTTTAAAAGCCTTTGGTTTAGCAAGTAATGCTGCTACGTTGATTTCGTGCCCTACTTGTGGACGAATTGAAATCGACTTGATTCCGATTGCTAATGAAATTGAAGAATACATCGAAAAAATCAAGGCTCCTATCAAAGTTGCCGTTTTAGGTTGTGCTGTTAATGGACCTGGCGAAGCACGTGAAGCAGATATTGGCATTGCTGGTGGAAACGGCAAAGGGATGCTTTTCAAAAAGGGGAAAATCATTCGTACGGTTCCAGAAGAGATCATGGTCAATGAGTTAAAAAAAGAAGTCGATATTCTAGCAGCTGCATACGCTCGTGGAGAAAAAATATAG
- a CDS encoding phosphoglycerate dehydrogenase → MGQPLIYLYEQMKEEQVETIRQTAPDYIIIDAKRESPELIEDDIEIMLGWDKELGQRLLDSDTSRLAWVQSISAGVDTYDLERFAEKGILLSNASGIHSISISEHVLGVLLAEFRGIRTSIINQANKQWTRDNVSYRQLSMQKMLIVGTGHIGQQLAVFAQGLGIQTYGVNTSGHVTNGFIECYSHKNMSRIVKEMDIVVNILPLTDDTYQMYNERMFLAMKPGTVFINVGRGPSINTNDLVQALNTGQLSFAALDVFEEEPLPENSPLWSMENVLITPHISGLTPQFKEKLLNIFIPNLRQFLKDKSLAKNEIALHQGY, encoded by the coding sequence ATGGGACAACCACTAATCTATCTTTATGAGCAAATGAAAGAAGAACAAGTTGAAACAATCAGACAAACTGCTCCTGATTATATTATTATTGATGCTAAAAGAGAATCACCGGAATTGATTGAGGATGATATTGAAATTATGTTAGGCTGGGATAAAGAATTAGGGCAACGCTTGTTAGATTCCGATACTAGCCGACTAGCATGGGTCCAATCTATTTCTGCAGGTGTGGACACATATGATTTAGAACGTTTCGCTGAAAAAGGAATTTTACTATCTAATGCTAGCGGGATTCATAGTATTTCAATTTCTGAACATGTTTTAGGTGTTTTATTAGCTGAATTTAGAGGTATTCGTACCAGTATCATTAATCAAGCAAATAAACAATGGACAAGAGACAATGTTTCCTATCGACAACTTTCTATGCAAAAAATGCTAATTGTTGGCACGGGACACATCGGACAACAGCTTGCAGTTTTTGCACAAGGCTTAGGTATTCAAACCTACGGAGTAAACACTTCTGGTCACGTAACAAATGGTTTTATCGAGTGTTATTCCCATAAAAACATGAGTCGTATTGTTAAAGAAATGGACATCGTTGTGAATATCCTTCCTCTGACTGACGATACTTATCAAATGTATAATGAACGAATGTTTCTTGCAATGAAACCGGGAACTGTTTTTATTAATGTCGGTCGAGGTCCTTCTATCAACACAAACGATTTGGTTCAAGCATTAAATACAGGGCAACTGAGTTTTGCTGCTTTGGATGTTTTTGAAGAGGAACCTTTGCCTGAAAATAGCCCATTATGGTCAATGGAGAACGTTTTGATTACGCCACATATTTCTGGTTTAACTCCTCAATTCAAGGAAAAATTGTTGAATATATTCATTCCGAACCTTAGACAATTCTTGAAAGATAAGTCTTTAGCTAAAAATGAAATAGCCTTACACCAAGGCTATTAA
- a CDS encoding glycosyltransferase family 2 protein has translation MLSIIVPCYNEEESIPLFFEEVEKVSSQIQHDIEYIFINDGSKDQTLNTLRKLYKEHPEKVRFISFSRNFGKEAGLYAGLKEARGSLVTVMDVDLQDPPELLPKMIQMLEGNKELDCIGTRRGDREGEPPIRSFFAKMFYRLVNKIGETEMVDGARDFRLMTRQMVDAILELTEYNRFSKGIFSWVGFNTEYLSYENRERVAGSTSWSFWSLLSYSIDGIVNFSEAPLNLASYVGAFSCVGSVLAMFVIFFRTIIKGDPTSGWPSMVCIILFVGGLQLLCLGIIGKYIGKIFLETKKRPIYLVKETEKDQK, from the coding sequence ATGCTATCAATTATCGTTCCTTGTTACAATGAAGAGGAATCTATCCCGTTGTTTTTTGAAGAAGTGGAGAAAGTGAGTTCACAAATTCAACATGACATAGAATATATATTTATTAATGACGGATCTAAAGATCAAACGTTAAATACGCTTAGAAAGTTATACAAAGAACATCCTGAAAAAGTACGTTTTATTTCTTTTTCCAGAAATTTTGGGAAAGAAGCTGGGCTATATGCAGGCCTTAAAGAAGCAAGAGGAAGTCTAGTGACCGTGATGGATGTGGACTTACAAGATCCTCCGGAATTATTGCCTAAAATGATTCAAATGCTAGAGGGAAATAAAGAACTCGATTGCATCGGTACAAGGCGAGGCGATCGTGAGGGAGAACCGCCTATTCGTAGTTTTTTTGCTAAGATGTTTTATCGTCTAGTCAATAAGATTGGTGAGACAGAAATGGTCGATGGTGCTAGAGACTTTCGCCTGATGACACGTCAGATGGTGGATGCTATTTTAGAACTGACTGAGTATAACCGTTTTTCAAAAGGTATTTTCAGTTGGGTAGGTTTTAATACGGAGTATCTTTCTTACGAGAATCGTGAAAGAGTTGCTGGCTCTACTTCTTGGTCGTTTTGGAGTTTGTTGAGTTATTCAATTGATGGGATCGTTAATTTTTCGGAAGCACCATTAAACTTAGCTTCTTATGTAGGGGCCTTTTCGTGTGTGGGTTCAGTTCTTGCGATGTTTGTTATTTTCTTTAGAACGATTATCAAAGGGGACCCTACAAGTGGTTGGCCGTCTATGGTATGTATTATTTTGTTTGTTGGCGGTTTGCAGTTGCTTTGTCTAGGCATTATCGGTAAATATATTGGGAAAATCTTTTTGGAAACAAAAAAACGGCCAATTTACCTTGTTAAAGAAACTGAAAAAGATCAAAAATAA